The following proteins are co-located in the Mycolicibacterium goodii genome:
- a CDS encoding nuclear transport factor 2 family protein → MNENTKDTNPTAADAALAVWLQMWNTDGAIARRICSDDFRIHFLVSDSDGSNPGDKMRGAESFAQFLHRWRERHPDVVFTEVARAVDGAHGRMLWNMQTGDLAAGGIDVFDFDADGSIREVWSVNGTRTHLT, encoded by the coding sequence AAAAGACACGAACCCAACTGCTGCGGATGCGGCGCTCGCGGTGTGGTTGCAGATGTGGAACACCGACGGCGCGATCGCACGTCGAATCTGTAGTGACGACTTCCGAATTCACTTCCTGGTCTCCGACTCGGACGGGTCGAATCCCGGCGACAAAATGCGGGGCGCGGAGAGCTTCGCCCAGTTCCTGCACCGGTGGCGCGAGCGGCATCCGGATGTGGTGTTCACCGAGGTCGCGCGCGCGGTGGACGGAGCGCACGGCCGGATGCTGTGGAACATGCAGACCGGCGACCTTGCCGCGGGCGGGATCGATGTCTTCGACTTCGACGCCGATGGTTCGATCCGCGAGGTGTGGTCGGTGAACGGAACGCGCACGC